From the Bacillus tuaregi genome, one window contains:
- a CDS encoding two-component system regulatory protein YycI produces MDWSKIKTIFIISFLILDLYLVYEFFKIWDESQYEVVKPEVEESIEKRLKVDEIEYVTLPKSFVEDYYLKAKPKEFKEEDLVDNSTLKNQTTKVTAGTILESELNEPLKVSDKFGPSELNSFIKNHILYGDEYRYWEESNDDKMIIYTQHFEGKTLFENDNGKLIFYLNDNNEIESYRQTYLEEIVKLSKSEKIIQPIKAIETLYSNDFIKPKSSITEVELGYYTLVDESAQVLNPAWCFVVDGKEKLFVSAFEGKIVELKEKEKEKDKSIVE; encoded by the coding sequence ATGGATTGGAGTAAAATCAAAACCATTTTCATTATCTCCTTCCTGATTCTTGATCTTTACTTAGTGTATGAATTCTTTAAAATATGGGATGAAAGTCAATATGAAGTGGTAAAGCCGGAAGTGGAAGAATCAATTGAAAAGCGGCTTAAGGTTGATGAAATTGAATATGTTACCCTCCCGAAGAGCTTTGTAGAGGATTATTATTTAAAAGCAAAACCAAAGGAATTCAAGGAAGAGGACTTAGTGGATAATAGTACATTAAAAAATCAAACCACTAAGGTTACAGCCGGAACGATATTAGAATCTGAACTTAATGAACCATTGAAGGTATCAGATAAATTCGGTCCATCCGAGTTAAACAGCTTTATTAAAAACCATATCCTGTATGGTGATGAATATCGCTACTGGGAAGAAAGCAATGACGATAAGATGATCATTTATACGCAGCATTTTGAAGGAAAGACATTATTTGAAAATGATAACGGTAAGCTTATTTTTTATTTAAATGATAATAATGAAATTGAATCGTACAGGCAGACCTATCTTGAAGAAATCGTGAAGCTTTCAAAATCGGAAAAAATTATTCAACCGATCAAGGCAATTGAGACACTATATTCAAATGACTTTATAAAGCCGAAAAGCTCAATCACAGAAGTGGAGCTCGGGTACTATACATTGGTTGATGAGTCAGCACAAGTATTGAATCCTGCTTGGTGTTTTGTCGTGGATGGTAAAGAAAAGTTATTTGTCAGTGCCTTTGAAGGGAAAATTGTTGAATTAAAAGAAAAAGAAAAAGAAAAAGACAAAAGTATAGTGGAGTGA
- a CDS encoding MBL fold metallo-hydrolase gives MALQFSILASGSTGNATFIESDNHSFLVDAGFSGKQMEALFDQVGRDISKLSGIFVTHEHSDHIKGVGILARKYKLPIYANAKTWKAMDHLIGEVPTEQKFIFGMETVKSFGSVDIESFGVSHDAAEPMFYVFHHEGKKLVIITDTGYVSDRMKGTISNADAYVFESNHDVSMLRMGRYPWNIKRRILSDVGHVSNEDAALAMSDVIGDQTKGIYLAHLSLDNNMKDLARMAVTQTLETKGIIVGEQVSLYDTDPKTPTPLKVL, from the coding sequence ATGGCGTTACAATTTAGTATTCTTGCGAGCGGAAGTACGGGGAATGCGACCTTTATCGAATCAGACAATCATTCCTTTTTAGTTGATGCCGGCTTTAGCGGTAAGCAGATGGAGGCGTTGTTTGATCAAGTTGGTCGTGATATTAGTAAGCTTTCAGGGATTTTTGTGACACATGAACATAGTGACCATATAAAAGGTGTAGGAATCCTCGCTCGTAAATATAAGCTGCCAATCTATGCAAACGCGAAAACATGGAAGGCAATGGACCATTTAATTGGAGAAGTTCCAACCGAACAGAAGTTTATTTTTGGAATGGAAACCGTCAAAAGCTTTGGTTCAGTCGATATTGAATCCTTTGGTGTATCCCATGATGCAGCAGAACCGATGTTTTATGTCTTCCATCACGAGGGTAAAAAGCTAGTTATCATTACTGATACCGGATATGTAAGTGACCGCATGAAGGGCACGATTTCGAATGCAGATGCGTATGTATTTGAAAGTAATCATGACGTCAGTATGCTGCGGATGGGGCGTTATCCCTGGAATATTAAACGAAGAATATTAAGTGATGTTGGCCACGTCTCCAATGAAGATGCAGCGCTGGCGATGAGTGATGTCATTGGAGATCAGACGAAGGGCATCTATCTTGCCCATTTAAGTCTTGATAATAATATGAAGGATTTAGCACGTATGGCTGTAACGCAAACCCTGGAGACAAAGGGCATTATTGTAGGTGAACAGGTAAGCCTTTATGATACAGATCCTAAGACGCCTACCCCGCTAAAAGTATTATAA
- a CDS encoding S1C family serine protease has protein sequence MGYYDQDDEHRVRKPKGRKGGYFLSSLAGAVVGALLVTLTVPTLSDYGLLPYSVQPANQVEVKENSNKGNTVTQNVSLEVETGVTKAVEKAGDAVVGITNIQAAGFWSQQGDANQEAGTGSGVIYKKAGDRAFIVTNNHVVEGADQLEVTLSDGTKLSAEIKGSDPWTDLAVIEVPGNDIKTIAEFGDSDALKSGEPVIAIGNPLGLGFSGSVTSGIISGLERTIPVDLNMDGMEDWQVEVLQTDAAINPGNSGGALVNIAGQVIGINSMKIAQEAVEGIGLSIPINSAIPIIEDLEQYGEVRRPAMGVQLRNLTEISSYHQQETLILPRDVKEGVMIERVVPNSPADKAGLQELDVIVEMDGETITDVISLRKHLYNEKQIGDQMSVTYYREGKRQEATLTLVGETY, from the coding sequence GTGGGTTATTATGACCAGGATGACGAACATCGTGTAAGGAAGCCAAAGGGAAGAAAGGGCGGTTATTTTCTTTCTAGTCTGGCAGGTGCTGTTGTTGGAGCATTGCTTGTTACTTTAACCGTACCAACTTTATCTGATTATGGACTTCTTCCCTACTCTGTACAGCCAGCTAACCAGGTTGAAGTAAAAGAAAATAGTAATAAAGGTAATACAGTTACACAAAATGTTTCACTGGAGGTTGAAACAGGTGTGACAAAGGCTGTTGAAAAGGCAGGTGACGCTGTTGTTGGAATCACAAATATCCAAGCAGCAGGCTTTTGGTCACAGCAGGGAGATGCCAATCAGGAGGCTGGGACAGGCTCAGGAGTTATTTACAAAAAGGCAGGCGATCGAGCCTTTATTGTCACGAATAACCATGTCGTAGAAGGAGCTGACCAACTTGAGGTTACCTTATCAGATGGAACAAAGCTTTCTGCAGAAATAAAGGGCAGTGATCCTTGGACGGACCTGGCTGTTATTGAAGTCCCTGGCAATGATATTAAAACAATTGCCGAGTTTGGCGATTCAGATGCCTTAAAATCGGGTGAGCCAGTAATTGCGATTGGTAATCCTCTCGGTTTAGGCTTTTCGGGTTCTGTCACAAGCGGAATTATTTCCGGCTTAGAGCGGACGATTCCGGTGGATTTAAATATGGATGGTATGGAGGATTGGCAGGTAGAGGTCCTTCAAACTGATGCTGCCATCAATCCTGGAAATAGCGGCGGTGCCTTAGTGAATATTGCCGGACAGGTTATCGGCATCAATTCAATGAAGATTGCTCAGGAGGCAGTTGAAGGGATAGGACTTTCCATCCCCATCAATTCGGCTATTCCTATTATTGAGGACTTAGAGCAATATGGCGAGGTTAGAAGACCTGCAATGGGTGTTCAGCTTCGAAATTTAACGGAAATCTCCTCTTATCACCAGCAGGAAACATTGATTCTGCCGCGTGATGTGAAAGAAGGCGTAATGATTGAAAGAGTCGTTCCTAACTCACCAGCTGATAAAGCCGGCCTTCAGGAACTAGATGTAATTGTTGAAATGGATGGAGAAACCATCACCGATGTGATTTCATTACGAAAGCATCTTTATAATGAAAAGCAGATTGGTGACCAGATGAGCGTTACCTATTATCGTGAAGGAAAGAGACAGGAAGCAACGTTAACCTTGGTTGGTGAAACCTACTAA